A single region of the Pseudomonas granadensis genome encodes:
- a CDS encoding MalY/PatB family protein codes for MTFDFDQVFDRHHTGSTKWSRYPADVLPMWVADMDFAAPPVVIEALQQRLLHPLVGYSVAQDNLREAIIADLWNKYAWQVKPQELIFLPGVESGFNMALKALVLPQQNVVVQVPNYPPLRQAPGHWGLNKVELEFIVQADGGYATPLTALRDALVGGGALLLSNPHNPLGKVFAAQELRDVADICMAQDAWIISDEIHAELCFDGRVHVPTASLSAEIAQRTITLMSASKAYNIAGLKTSFMIIQNAALRERVNHARCGMVDSVNPLGMEATRVAYSEGAPWLAELKVYLQGNRDWLVEAVRSRLPGVTIDVPQGTYLAWLDCSALDLPDPQRFFLEQAKVGLSAGADFSDRHQQFVRLNFGCPRSLLEEGISRMERALAQRGA; via the coding sequence ATGACTTTCGATTTTGATCAGGTATTCGACCGCCACCACACCGGCAGCACCAAGTGGAGTCGCTATCCGGCGGACGTTCTGCCGATGTGGGTCGCGGACATGGATTTCGCCGCACCGCCGGTGGTGATCGAGGCCTTGCAGCAGCGTTTGCTGCACCCGCTGGTGGGCTACAGCGTGGCGCAGGACAATTTGCGCGAAGCGATCATTGCCGATCTGTGGAACAAGTACGCCTGGCAGGTCAAGCCGCAGGAGCTGATCTTTTTGCCAGGTGTCGAGTCGGGATTCAACATGGCGCTCAAGGCATTGGTGCTGCCGCAGCAGAACGTTGTGGTGCAAGTGCCGAACTACCCGCCGCTGCGCCAGGCGCCGGGCCATTGGGGGTTGAACAAGGTCGAGCTGGAATTCATCGTTCAGGCGGACGGCGGCTATGCAACGCCACTGACGGCGTTGCGTGATGCGCTGGTGGGCGGCGGCGCGCTGCTGTTGAGCAATCCGCACAATCCGCTCGGCAAGGTGTTTGCTGCTCAGGAGCTGCGTGATGTGGCTGATATCTGCATGGCGCAGGATGCCTGGATCATTTCTGACGAAATCCATGCCGAGCTGTGTTTTGACGGTCGCGTGCATGTTCCGACGGCATCGCTGAGCGCTGAGATCGCGCAGCGCACCATTACGCTGATGTCGGCGAGCAAGGCTTACAACATTGCCGGCCTGAAGACTTCGTTCATGATCATTCAGAACGCTGCGCTGCGTGAGCGCGTCAATCATGCTCGTTGCGGCATGGTCGACAGTGTCAATCCGCTGGGTATGGAGGCTACTCGGGTGGCGTACAGCGAAGGCGCGCCTTGGTTGGCGGAGCTGAAGGTTTATCTGCAGGGCAATCGCGACTGGTTGGTTGAGGCTGTGCGCAGTCGTTTGCCGGGGGTGACGATCGATGTGCCGCAGGGGACTTATCTGGCGTGGCTGGATTGTTCGGCGCTGGATTTGCCGGATCCGCAGCGGTTCTTTCTTGAGCAGGCAAAAGTTGGGTTGAGTGCCGGGGCGGATTTCAGTGATCGGCATCAGCAGTTTGTGCGCTTGAATTTTGGTTGCCCGCGGTCGTTGCTTGAAGAGGGCATAAGTCGGATGGAGCGTGCGCTGGCGCAGCGCGGTGCCTGA